In the Rhizobium sp. SSA_523 genome, ATTTGCCCGCTGAATGCGCTGGAAATGCTCGTGATACATTTGAGTATCCCTTGCGCTTTTCGCCTGTTCAGCAACCAAGTCCGAAACGCGCCCGTCCGAAACCTGATTGTCAAAAGACCCTAGTCGAGGTCATCCTCATCAACCATGCCGGTCAGCCGCATGCCCTCGATCCAGGTGGCGCCGTCCTTGCGGATGACGCGCTTGGGACGCATGCCGCATCGCTCGCCGACTTCTGTCGCCAAGGGTTTCGAATGGGTGACGATCCATACCTGGCTGTATTGCGACGCTTTGGCCACCATATCGGCAAGCGCCGGCAGCATGTCGGGATGCAGGCTTGCCTCCGGTTCGTTCAACGCGATCAGAGGCGGATGGCGATACGACATCAACGCCGCGGCAAGCGCGAGAAAGCGGATCTGGCCGTCCGAGAGTTCGCGCGGCTTGAAGACCCTCTGGGGAAAATCCGGGACGGTCAGACCGAAATCCGCATAGTCGCCGGGCTCCGGCACGGTCAGCTTTGCGCCACCCAGCGCGGACGCAATCGCCCGGTCGAGCTCCACCGTATCGCCACGGATATGGACAAGCGTGGCAAACACCGCCGCCATGTTCGCTCCGTCCTCGTCGAGCAGCGGCGAGGTCACGGCCAGGCAGGGATGGCGCAGCGGCGAGTCACGGTCCGTCCTGAAACCGTGAAAGAACCGCCAATGATCGACCAGCCGGCGAAAGGCGCCGATTTCGGGATAATGGCCGGCATCGCCAAGCAGCGCGATCGCCGTTTCCGAGGTCATTGCCTGTTCGGGATAGTCTTCCATGCGGCCCTGCATGCCGCGCACCATGATGCCCGGACCCTCGCGCTTCATCATCGTCACCGGGCGTGAGCCGGTTTCGACGGACAGTGTTTCTGCCTTCACCTGCGGTTCGAACATGAAGCCCGCCGCATCGACGGGCCGGCGCAGGCCCGCCTCCACCCTGTATCGGAAGGTAACGGCCCGCTCCTCGTCCAGAACCTCGATCTCGAGCCTGATGCGGACGTTCTTCTCGTTTCGCCGAGGGCCGGTCCACAGGGCCGAGGCCATGCCGCCTTCCGCCGCAATCTCGTGCGCCAGCGTGCCGCGCACCGCCGCCTGCACCAGTTGAAGGGCAC is a window encoding:
- a CDS encoding AAA family ATPase, translated to MLLRSMFAENYRSLRSIRMDLGGVNLFIGANGVGKSNLYRALQLVQAAVRGTLAHEIAAEGGMASALWTGPRRNEKNVRIRLEIEVLDEERAVTFRYRVEAGLRRPVDAAGFMFEPQVKAETLSVETGSRPVTMMKREGPGIMVRGMQGRMEDYPEQAMTSETAIALLGDAGHYPEIGAFRRLVDHWRFFHGFRTDRDSPLRHPCLAVTSPLLDEDGANMAAVFATLVHIRGDTVELDRAIASALGGAKLTVPEPGDYADFGLTVPDFPQRVFKPRELSDGQIRFLALAAALMSYRHPPLIALNEPEASLHPDMLPALADMVAKASQYSQVWIVTHSKPLATEVGERCGMRPKRVIRKDGATWIEGMRLTGMVDEDDLD